A window of Aquibium oceanicum genomic DNA:
CTGAAGGCGATCCTGCGCCGGCGCAACGGATCGGCCGCGAATGGCTCGCGCGTCATGCGCTTCGGACGCCTCGAAATCGACCCGGCCTCGCGCTCGGCCCGCATCGACGGGCGCGACTGCGCCATGACCAGCTACCAGTTCGACCTCCTCGTGGCGCTGGCCGGCCATGCCGGCCGGACGCTGTCGCGCGAGCAGCTGATGGACATGGTGCGCGGCGAGGAGCTGGAGGCCTTCGACCGCTCGATCGACGTCCACGTCTCGCGCATCCGCGCCGCGATCGAGGACGACCCGAAACACCCGCGCCGCATCGTGACGGTGCGCGGCTCCGGCTACGTCTTCGCGCGCTACCAGGACGACGGTCAGTGAAGCTGAACCCATTCTCCTGGCGCAACAGCCTCTTCATCAAGATCTACCTGACACTGCTCGCCAGCCTCGCAGTGGTGGCGATAGCCAGCGCGGCCTTCGTATGGATCGGCCACGACGAGGACGACCGGGGCTGGCGCGGCCGCCGCGACCAGTTCATCGCCGCCATGCTGCCCCCGGAGGCGAGCCCGGCCGAACTCGACGCCCTGCTCATGCGCCTCGGCGGCGCCCTGGACGCCGACCTCGCGATCTACGACCGCCGAGGCCGGCTGGTCGCATCGGCGGGCGATCCGTTCCCTGACAGGATCCGCGAATGGCGCGGGCACAGGCATCACGAGGACGACGCGGACGAAGACGATCATGGCATGACCATGAGGCTCTCGGACGGGCGCATCGTGGCGGCCCGCATGGAGAGTCCGCTCGGGCCGGGCAACCGCAATCCGCTCGCCTATCTCGTCATGATCGCCGGCGTGATCGGGCTCGCCGCCTATCCGGTGGTGCGCCACCTGACGCGTCGGCTGGAAGCGCTGCGCAAGGGCGTCGACGCCTGGGGCGAAGGCGCGCTGGTGACGCGCGTGCCGGCACGCGGCTCCGACGAGGTGGCAGCGGTGGCGCAGAGCTTCAACCGGGCTGCCGACCATATCGAGCGCATGATCACTGCGCACCGGGCCCTGCTTGCCAATGCCAGCCACGAGCTGCGCTCGCCGCTCGCCCGGCTGCGCATGGCGATCGACCTCTACGAACAGTCGCATGACGAGGCGCGCAAGGCCGAGATCGTGCGCAACCTCGGCGAACTCGACGACCTGGTCGAGGAGATCCTGCTCGCAAGCCGCCTCGACCATGCCGACCGGCTCGATCACGTCGAGCCCGTCGACCTCCTGGCGCTGGCCTCGGAGGAAGGCGCGCGCAACGGCATCGAGGTGTCGGGCACGCCGGCTATCGTCGACGGCGATCCGCGCCTGCTGATGCGGCTGGTGCGCAACCTGATGCAGAACGCGCTCCGCCACGGTGCGCCGCCTGTGACGGCCGAACTGGCGCGCGCCGGCGGCAAGATCCTCTTCAGCGTGCGCGACCACGGTGAGGGCATTCCCGAAGGCGAAGGGCGGCGCGTCTTCGAGCCGTTCTACCGGCCTTCGGGCCGCGGCGAGACGGCCGGCGGCTGGGGCCTCGGCCTCTCCCTGGTCCGCCAGATCGCCGGCCACCACGGCGGCACAGTCCGCCACGAGCGGCCGGCAGACGGAGGCGCGAGGTTCGTGGTGGAGTTTCCGGATCGCGGCGGACCCGAGAACTGATCACTGAGG
This region includes:
- a CDS encoding response regulator → MAEQVLIVDDDTRLSAMLAEYLAGNGYRVSTAATATEGMADIARRPPDLVILDVMLPDHDGFETCRRIRQLSDVPILMLTAKGEETDRIVGLELGADDYLPKPFNPRELLARLKAILRRRNGSAANGSRVMRFGRLEIDPASRSARIDGRDCAMTSYQFDLLVALAGHAGRTLSREQLMDMVRGEELEAFDRSIDVHVSRIRAAIEDDPKHPRRIVTVRGSGYVFARYQDDGQ
- a CDS encoding sensor histidine kinase; the encoded protein is MKLNPFSWRNSLFIKIYLTLLASLAVVAIASAAFVWIGHDEDDRGWRGRRDQFIAAMLPPEASPAELDALLMRLGGALDADLAIYDRRGRLVASAGDPFPDRIREWRGHRHHEDDADEDDHGMTMRLSDGRIVAARMESPLGPGNRNPLAYLVMIAGVIGLAAYPVVRHLTRRLEALRKGVDAWGEGALVTRVPARGSDEVAAVAQSFNRAADHIERMITAHRALLANASHELRSPLARLRMAIDLYEQSHDEARKAEIVRNLGELDDLVEEILLASRLDHADRLDHVEPVDLLALASEEGARNGIEVSGTPAIVDGDPRLLMRLVRNLMQNALRHGAPPVTAELARAGGKILFSVRDHGEGIPEGEGRRVFEPFYRPSGRGETAGGWGLGLSLVRQIAGHHGGTVRHERPADGGARFVVEFPDRGGPEN